In Littorina saxatilis isolate snail1 linkage group LG8, US_GU_Lsax_2.0, whole genome shotgun sequence, a single genomic region encodes these proteins:
- the LOC138974822 gene encoding uncharacterized protein has product MARRRLSEAIRWQIIGMHATGASFKAIGRQLGYHYTVISRLVRKHRQTGAVKDRPQSGRPRVTSEREDRALLRIIRREPFSTSTVLKRAQEKTLGMVSGTAKMEPENVEEDPLVGRKQIPSPCH; this is encoded by the coding sequence ATGGCGAGAAGACGATTATCAGAGGCGATCCGATGGCAGATTATAGgaatgcatgctacaggagcatCCTTCAAAGCGATTGGTCGTCAACTTGGCTACCACTACACCGTCATCAGCCGTTTGGTACGCAAACATCGTCAGACTGGTGCTGTGAAGGACCGTCCACAGTCAGGGCGACCCCGTGTGACGTCAGAACGTGAAGACCGAGCACTTCTCCGAATAATTCGGCGTGAACCATTTTCAACGAGTACCGTCCTGAAACGAGCACAAGAGAAGACGCTTGGCATGGTGTCTGGCACGGCAAAGATGGAACCTGAGAACGTGGAGGAGGATCCACTGGTCGGACGAAAGCAGATTCCTTCTCCATGTCACTGA